A stretch of Anolis sagrei isolate rAnoSag1 chromosome X, rAnoSag1.mat, whole genome shotgun sequence DNA encodes these proteins:
- the MISP gene encoding mitotic interactor and substrate of PLK1 isoform X1 gives MALSKSTQKLGSDSPELKEESLKYQAKLVKQEVYPKIQEESGGKEEEGEGEGGEKGGGEGEEKEVVHIMEPNVRNAVFTNFPNTGLQNQEQNGHWTIKQEEMGSDARGNKQVDFKHQDTKADSRWKRRDGLGERSGWMEKSINGQSDLWTPPQDRDSRLAVVKSGYLYDVRAYKGEKKPSRLFDGEDEDELPYRIPPEELSPEKAQELEAERQEVIKSQTVWKSTTVAERRSTTQASPNYTAVFAVCFDSHSPDQGSTPVDPQNVDTEQISFAAARQQFLALEKRSPNILLGAEQQYGTPRRTQVMHGVGHQAPVVLREAENHQKGWDGSHEQKDLPTPQGHGPLSNNQVSLGKTHPGLKVVIIDERVSRKYTGSPPDPPDSVEATEETPIEREIRLSLEREEDLWKERGIPRTSSRDELVEIRTKPLLWSAFTEGKEKPRVSFPVQREIEQEAKREEDLQKEGRLPGTYSRGECQQLAQRRKVFEQGVTPSPPCKAMIPGVPRQSYHSMHDKERGVADQDVKLNSEARDNWDESFLFGQSSASSNPPISSPRPTFPASGDPGEGLVMQKAHFAIPIRKLRFSFADSTKVEEHRASRQAAPPRHEVFTLKTWRPRTSALIDQEIRDALQRELELQEERRNSGLAAKSGPRSPNTARTSFAGGSPGCTSPILSPSSPGRLSTVASPDRLSSRKPSSESSFQTCLSPSLRRREEGKYAGIELSDEIDTEVVRSTKAICRRGILAQRWEAGQIRNACSDDDEESDSRD, from the exons AAATTAGGAAGCGACAGTCCGGAGCTAAAGGAAGAAAGTCTGAAATACCAAGCAAAGCTTGTGAAACAAGAGGTTTACCCCAAAATCCAAGAGGAGtcgggaggaaaagaagaggaaggtgaaggagaaggaggagaaaaaggaggaggagaaggagaggagaaggaggttgTCCATATAATGGAACCAAACGTGCGGAACGCTGTGTTTACGAACTTTCCAAATACAGGCCTACAGAATCAAGAACAAAATGGTCATTGGACCATAAAGCAAGAAGAGATGGGCTCTGACGCCAGGGGAAACAAGCAAGTTGACTTCAAGCACCAGGATACGAAGGCTGACAGTAGATGGAAAAGGAGAGATGGCTTGGGAGAAAGATCCGGATGGATGGAGAAGTCCATCAACGGCCAGTCGGACCTCTGGACGCCACCCCAAGACAGGGACTCCCGGCTGGCCGTGGTCAAGTCCGGCTACCTATACGACGTCCGGGCCTACAAAGGGGAGAAGAAGCCGTCCCGGCTTTTTGACGGGGAAGACGAGGACGAACTCCCGTATCGGATCCCCCCTGAGGAACTCTCACCGGAGAAAGCCCAAGAGCTGGAGGCCGAACGGCAGGAGGTTATCAAGAGCCAAACGGTGTGGAAAAGCACCACCGTTGCCGAGCGTCGGAGTACCACCCAGGCCAGCCCAAACTACACTGCGGTGTTCGCTGTGTGTTTTGACAGCCATTCCCCTGACCAGGGGAGCACGCCTGTGGACCCCCAAAACGTCGACACGGAGCAGATTAGTTTCGCTGCAGCCCGACAGCAGTTCCTGGCACTAGAAAAGAGAAGTCCTAACATATTGTTGGGAGCCGAGCAACAATATGGGACCCCACGCAGGACCCAAGTGATGCACGGGGTTGGACACCAGGCCCCAGTCGTTCTGAGAGAGGCTGAGAACCACCAGAAAGGATGGGATGGATCTCACGAACAGAAAGACCTCCCAACCCCTCAAGGGCATGGACCTCTTTCCAACAATCAAGTTAGTTTGGGGAAAACCCACCCTGGCTTAAAAGTGGTGATTATCGATGAGAGAGTGTCCCGAAAGTACACTGGAAGTCCTCCAGACCCACCGGACAGTGTTGAGGCCACGGAAGAGACCCCCATTGAGCGGGAGATCCGGTTGTCCctggagagagaggaagaccTTTGGAAAGAGCGCGGGATCCCAAGGACCAGCAGCCGGGACGAGCTGGTCGAGATCAGAACAAAGCCCCTCCTGTGGTCGGCCTTcacagaaggaaaggagaaacctCGTGTGTCCTTTCCGGTCCAGAGGGAGATTGAGCAGGAAGCCAAACGTGAGGAAGACCTCCAAAAGGAAGGGCGGCTGCCGGGAACATACAGCAGAGGCGAGTGCCAGCAGCTTGCCCAACGCCGGAAGGTTTTCGAACAGGGGGTCACCCCCTCTCCCCCATGCAAAGCAATGATTCCGGGAGTGCCACGGCAGTCCTACCATTCCATGCATGATAAAGAAAGGGGAGTTGCTGACCAGGATGTGAAATTGAACTCTGAGGCCCGGGACAACTGGGACGAATCATTCCTCTTTGGTCAAAGCTCTGCTTCTTCTAACCCTCCGATCAGTTCTCCCAGGCCAACGTTTCCGGCTTCAGGAGACCCAGGAGAAGGACTGGTGATGCAAAAGGCTCACTTTGCCATCCCCATCCGGAAGCTCCGCTTCTCTTTCGCCGACAGCACAAAAGTGGAAGAACACAGAGCCTCCAGACAGGCAGCTCCTCCACGGCATGAGGTGTTCACCCTCAAGACGTGGCGCCCACGCACCTCGGCCCTCATTGACCAAGAGATCCGGGATGCTTTGCAGAGGGAGCTGGAGCtccaggaggagaggaggaactCCGGCCTGGCCGCCAAGTCTGGCCCACGTTCCCCAAACACAg CACGGACCAGTTTTGCCGGCGGTTCCCCTGGCTGCACTTCGCCCATCTTGAGCCCTTCTTCTCCCGGAAGATTGTCCACTGTTGCTTCTCCGGACAGACTTTCCTCAAGAAAGCCCTCCTCGGAGTCCAGCTTCCAAACGTGCCTGAGCCCTTCGTTGAGgcggagggaagaagggaag TATGCTGGCATTGAACTCAGTGATGAAATTGACACGGAG GTCGTGAGGTCCACCAAAGCCATTTGCCGCCGAGGCATCCTGGCTCAGCGGTGGGAGGCCGGGCAAATCCGCAACGCCTGCAGCGACGACGATGAGGAGAGTGACAGCAGGGACTGA
- the MISP gene encoding mitotic interactor and substrate of PLK1 isoform X3, whose protein sequence is MEPNVRNAVFTNFPNTGLQNQEQNGHWTIKQEEMGSDARGNKQVDFKHQDTKADSRWKRRDGLGERSGWMEKSINGQSDLWTPPQDRDSRLAVVKSGYLYDVRAYKGEKKPSRLFDGEDEDELPYRIPPEELSPEKAQELEAERQEVIKSQTVWKSTTVAERRSTTQASPNYTAVFAVCFDSHSPDQGSTPVDPQNVDTEQISFAAARQQFLALEKRSPNILLGAEQQYGTPRRTQVMHGVGHQAPVVLREAENHQKGWDGSHEQKDLPTPQGHGPLSNNQVSLGKTHPGLKVVIIDERVSRKYTGSPPDPPDSVEATEETPIEREIRLSLEREEDLWKERGIPRTSSRDELVEIRTKPLLWSAFTEGKEKPRVSFPVQREIEQEAKREEDLQKEGRLPGTYSRGECQQLAQRRKVFEQGVTPSPPCKAMIPGVPRQSYHSMHDKERGVADQDVKLNSEARDNWDESFLFGQSSASSNPPISSPRPTFPASGDPGEGLVMQKAHFAIPIRKLRFSFADSTKVEEHRASRQAAPPRHEVFTLKTWRPRTSALIDQEIRDALQRELELQEERRNSGLAAKSGPRSPNTARTSFAGGSPGCTSPILSPSSPGRLSTVASPDRLSSRKPSSESSFQTCLSPSLRRREEGKYAGIELSDEIDTEVVRSTKAICRRGILAQRWEAGQIRNACSDDDEESDSRD, encoded by the exons ATGGAACCAAACGTGCGGAACGCTGTGTTTACGAACTTTCCAAATACAGGCCTACAGAATCAAGAACAAAATGGTCATTGGACCATAAAGCAAGAAGAGATGGGCTCTGACGCCAGGGGAAACAAGCAAGTTGACTTCAAGCACCAGGATACGAAGGCTGACAGTAGATGGAAAAGGAGAGATGGCTTGGGAGAAAGATCCGGATGGATGGAGAAGTCCATCAACGGCCAGTCGGACCTCTGGACGCCACCCCAAGACAGGGACTCCCGGCTGGCCGTGGTCAAGTCCGGCTACCTATACGACGTCCGGGCCTACAAAGGGGAGAAGAAGCCGTCCCGGCTTTTTGACGGGGAAGACGAGGACGAACTCCCGTATCGGATCCCCCCTGAGGAACTCTCACCGGAGAAAGCCCAAGAGCTGGAGGCCGAACGGCAGGAGGTTATCAAGAGCCAAACGGTGTGGAAAAGCACCACCGTTGCCGAGCGTCGGAGTACCACCCAGGCCAGCCCAAACTACACTGCGGTGTTCGCTGTGTGTTTTGACAGCCATTCCCCTGACCAGGGGAGCACGCCTGTGGACCCCCAAAACGTCGACACGGAGCAGATTAGTTTCGCTGCAGCCCGACAGCAGTTCCTGGCACTAGAAAAGAGAAGTCCTAACATATTGTTGGGAGCCGAGCAACAATATGGGACCCCACGCAGGACCCAAGTGATGCACGGGGTTGGACACCAGGCCCCAGTCGTTCTGAGAGAGGCTGAGAACCACCAGAAAGGATGGGATGGATCTCACGAACAGAAAGACCTCCCAACCCCTCAAGGGCATGGACCTCTTTCCAACAATCAAGTTAGTTTGGGGAAAACCCACCCTGGCTTAAAAGTGGTGATTATCGATGAGAGAGTGTCCCGAAAGTACACTGGAAGTCCTCCAGACCCACCGGACAGTGTTGAGGCCACGGAAGAGACCCCCATTGAGCGGGAGATCCGGTTGTCCctggagagagaggaagaccTTTGGAAAGAGCGCGGGATCCCAAGGACCAGCAGCCGGGACGAGCTGGTCGAGATCAGAACAAAGCCCCTCCTGTGGTCGGCCTTcacagaaggaaaggagaaacctCGTGTGTCCTTTCCGGTCCAGAGGGAGATTGAGCAGGAAGCCAAACGTGAGGAAGACCTCCAAAAGGAAGGGCGGCTGCCGGGAACATACAGCAGAGGCGAGTGCCAGCAGCTTGCCCAACGCCGGAAGGTTTTCGAACAGGGGGTCACCCCCTCTCCCCCATGCAAAGCAATGATTCCGGGAGTGCCACGGCAGTCCTACCATTCCATGCATGATAAAGAAAGGGGAGTTGCTGACCAGGATGTGAAATTGAACTCTGAGGCCCGGGACAACTGGGACGAATCATTCCTCTTTGGTCAAAGCTCTGCTTCTTCTAACCCTCCGATCAGTTCTCCCAGGCCAACGTTTCCGGCTTCAGGAGACCCAGGAGAAGGACTGGTGATGCAAAAGGCTCACTTTGCCATCCCCATCCGGAAGCTCCGCTTCTCTTTCGCCGACAGCACAAAAGTGGAAGAACACAGAGCCTCCAGACAGGCAGCTCCTCCACGGCATGAGGTGTTCACCCTCAAGACGTGGCGCCCACGCACCTCGGCCCTCATTGACCAAGAGATCCGGGATGCTTTGCAGAGGGAGCTGGAGCtccaggaggagaggaggaactCCGGCCTGGCCGCCAAGTCTGGCCCACGTTCCCCAAACACAg CACGGACCAGTTTTGCCGGCGGTTCCCCTGGCTGCACTTCGCCCATCTTGAGCCCTTCTTCTCCCGGAAGATTGTCCACTGTTGCTTCTCCGGACAGACTTTCCTCAAGAAAGCCCTCCTCGGAGTCCAGCTTCCAAACGTGCCTGAGCCCTTCGTTGAGgcggagggaagaagggaag TATGCTGGCATTGAACTCAGTGATGAAATTGACACGGAG GTCGTGAGGTCCACCAAAGCCATTTGCCGCCGAGGCATCCTGGCTCAGCGGTGGGAGGCCGGGCAAATCCGCAACGCCTGCAGCGACGACGATGAGGAGAGTGACAGCAGGGACTGA
- the MISP gene encoding mitotic interactor and substrate of PLK1 isoform X2, with amino-acid sequence MALSKSTQKLGSDSPELKEESLKYQAKLVKQEVYPKIQEESGGKEEEGEGEGGEKGGGEGEEKEVVHIMEPNVRNAVFTNFPNTGLQNQEQNGHWTIKQEEMGSDARGNKQVDFKHQDTKADSRWKRRDGLGERSGWMEKSINGQSDLWTPPQDRDSRLAVVKSGYLYDVRAYKGEKKPSRLFDGEDEDELPYRIPPEELSPEKAQELEAERQEVIKSQTVWKSTTVAERRSTTQASPNYTAVFAVCFDSHSPDQGSTPVDPQNVDTEQISFAAARQQFLALEKRSPNILLGAEQQYGTPRRTQVMHGVGHQAPVVLREAENHQKGWDGSHEQKDLPTPQGHGPLSNNQVSLGKTHPGLKVVIIDERVSRKYTGSPPDPPDSVEATEETPIEREIRLSLEREEDLWKERGIPRTSSRDELVEIRTKPLLWSAFTEGKEKPRVSFPVQREIEQEAKREEDLQKEGRLPGTYSRGECQQLAQRRKVFEQGVTPSPPCKAMIPGVPRQSYHSMHDKERGVADQDVKLNSEARDNWDESFLFGQSSASSNPPISSPRPTFPASGDPGEGLVMQKAHFAIPIRKLRFSFADSTKVEEHRASRQAAPPRHEVFTLKTWRPRTSALIDQEIRDALQRELELQEERRNSGLAAKSGPRSPNTARTSFAGGSPGCTSPILSPSSPGRLSTVASPDRLSSRKPSSESSFQTCLSPSLRRREEGKRVLVSVPLC; translated from the exons AAATTAGGAAGCGACAGTCCGGAGCTAAAGGAAGAAAGTCTGAAATACCAAGCAAAGCTTGTGAAACAAGAGGTTTACCCCAAAATCCAAGAGGAGtcgggaggaaaagaagaggaaggtgaaggagaaggaggagaaaaaggaggaggagaaggagaggagaaggaggttgTCCATATAATGGAACCAAACGTGCGGAACGCTGTGTTTACGAACTTTCCAAATACAGGCCTACAGAATCAAGAACAAAATGGTCATTGGACCATAAAGCAAGAAGAGATGGGCTCTGACGCCAGGGGAAACAAGCAAGTTGACTTCAAGCACCAGGATACGAAGGCTGACAGTAGATGGAAAAGGAGAGATGGCTTGGGAGAAAGATCCGGATGGATGGAGAAGTCCATCAACGGCCAGTCGGACCTCTGGACGCCACCCCAAGACAGGGACTCCCGGCTGGCCGTGGTCAAGTCCGGCTACCTATACGACGTCCGGGCCTACAAAGGGGAGAAGAAGCCGTCCCGGCTTTTTGACGGGGAAGACGAGGACGAACTCCCGTATCGGATCCCCCCTGAGGAACTCTCACCGGAGAAAGCCCAAGAGCTGGAGGCCGAACGGCAGGAGGTTATCAAGAGCCAAACGGTGTGGAAAAGCACCACCGTTGCCGAGCGTCGGAGTACCACCCAGGCCAGCCCAAACTACACTGCGGTGTTCGCTGTGTGTTTTGACAGCCATTCCCCTGACCAGGGGAGCACGCCTGTGGACCCCCAAAACGTCGACACGGAGCAGATTAGTTTCGCTGCAGCCCGACAGCAGTTCCTGGCACTAGAAAAGAGAAGTCCTAACATATTGTTGGGAGCCGAGCAACAATATGGGACCCCACGCAGGACCCAAGTGATGCACGGGGTTGGACACCAGGCCCCAGTCGTTCTGAGAGAGGCTGAGAACCACCAGAAAGGATGGGATGGATCTCACGAACAGAAAGACCTCCCAACCCCTCAAGGGCATGGACCTCTTTCCAACAATCAAGTTAGTTTGGGGAAAACCCACCCTGGCTTAAAAGTGGTGATTATCGATGAGAGAGTGTCCCGAAAGTACACTGGAAGTCCTCCAGACCCACCGGACAGTGTTGAGGCCACGGAAGAGACCCCCATTGAGCGGGAGATCCGGTTGTCCctggagagagaggaagaccTTTGGAAAGAGCGCGGGATCCCAAGGACCAGCAGCCGGGACGAGCTGGTCGAGATCAGAACAAAGCCCCTCCTGTGGTCGGCCTTcacagaaggaaaggagaaacctCGTGTGTCCTTTCCGGTCCAGAGGGAGATTGAGCAGGAAGCCAAACGTGAGGAAGACCTCCAAAAGGAAGGGCGGCTGCCGGGAACATACAGCAGAGGCGAGTGCCAGCAGCTTGCCCAACGCCGGAAGGTTTTCGAACAGGGGGTCACCCCCTCTCCCCCATGCAAAGCAATGATTCCGGGAGTGCCACGGCAGTCCTACCATTCCATGCATGATAAAGAAAGGGGAGTTGCTGACCAGGATGTGAAATTGAACTCTGAGGCCCGGGACAACTGGGACGAATCATTCCTCTTTGGTCAAAGCTCTGCTTCTTCTAACCCTCCGATCAGTTCTCCCAGGCCAACGTTTCCGGCTTCAGGAGACCCAGGAGAAGGACTGGTGATGCAAAAGGCTCACTTTGCCATCCCCATCCGGAAGCTCCGCTTCTCTTTCGCCGACAGCACAAAAGTGGAAGAACACAGAGCCTCCAGACAGGCAGCTCCTCCACGGCATGAGGTGTTCACCCTCAAGACGTGGCGCCCACGCACCTCGGCCCTCATTGACCAAGAGATCCGGGATGCTTTGCAGAGGGAGCTGGAGCtccaggaggagaggaggaactCCGGCCTGGCCGCCAAGTCTGGCCCACGTTCCCCAAACACAg CACGGACCAGTTTTGCCGGCGGTTCCCCTGGCTGCACTTCGCCCATCTTGAGCCCTTCTTCTCCCGGAAGATTGTCCACTGTTGCTTCTCCGGACAGACTTTCCTCAAGAAAGCCCTCCTCGGAGTCCAGCTTCCAAACGTGCCTGAGCCCTTCGTTGAGgcggagggaagaagggaag cGCGTCCTTGTCTCAGTTCCTCTTTGCTGA